One uncultured Flavobacterium sp. genomic window, ATCTTTGAGTGAAACAACACTGGAATTGAAAGTAATTCGGACTCGCTTTTCAGGAAAATTAACCTGAGAAGTACTTATTCCGGACTGAATTCTATTTAGATTTTCAAGAATCCAAATACAAGAACTGCAATGAATATGAGGTATATTTAATGAAACTATTGCGGTGTTACCTTCATTAAATTCTAATATTTTGGACAAAATAGCTTCATTGTCCAAGAAGTCATATTTACCCTGAATATCTTGTGGAGTGGCACCTGGCGATTTTTCGAAATCATAATAACAGGTTAAATCGTGAAGACTAAAAATTTCGTAAACGGTTTTACAGCCATTGCAACAAAACCTTTTTTCGTCAAAATTGATTTCTTCATTTTTAGGAATGGTAAGTCCACAATGAAAACAACTCCGGTCACTCATAATTTGTTTTTTTTTAATGCAACAAATATTCAAAATAAGAGGCGACTTTAAATATGACATTTATCATGTTGCAATAAAATCGAATTCTAATTTACTGAAATAAAACACTAAAATAACAACATAAGGTTTTTTATGCGTTTTTTCGGTAACAATAGCACCTTCGAAAGCGATTATTGGTTAATTTTGCAGTAAATTTTTTTGCTATGAATAAATGTGACCAATGTATCGTAAGACAGCTATCTTCTCTTAAAGCACTGAATAAAGATGAGGTTGTAAAGTTGGCTAATAGCAAATCCAGCTACAAAATAAAAAAGGGAGAAGCGATTTTTGAAGAAGGCGAAATCACAAATGGCGTTTTTTGTATAAAAGATGGTGTTGGAAAACTTTCAAAATTAAGTGCTAATGGAAAAGATCAGATTGTTAAGCTTGTAAAATCAGGTGAGCTTTTAGGACAACGTTCTATGATTAGTAATGAGCCTGCGAATTTGACCGCAAAAGCTGTTGCCGACATGGAAGTTTGCTTTATTCCGAAAAACGAAATCATACATTTCTTTAATAATAACAATCAATTTTCGATGAACCTGATGCAATCTGTTTGCGAAGACCTGAAAGAATCTGAAAATGATAAAATTGCATTGGTTCAAAAAACTGTCAAACAACGATTAGCAGAAACCTTGCTTTACTTATATGACGCATTTGGAGAAAACACAGATAAAACTCTAAAAGTACAACTTAGCAGAGAAGAATTAGCAGGAATGATTGGAACTGCTACTGAAAGCTGTATTCGATTATTATCTGACTTTAACAAACTGGAATTGATTGAGTTACTGGGTAAAAAAATCATCCTTAAAAATATAAAAGCCTTAAAAAAACTAGCTGAATAGTTATAGTTTTTTAGCTTCATTCCAAAACACATCCATTTCTGCCAAAGTCATATCCATTAATGGTTTACCTAATTCGCTTGCTTTACTCTCAAGATATTGAAAACGCTTGATAAACTTTTTATTGGTGCGTTCTAAGGCATCCTCCGGATTCACATTTAAAAATCTTGCATAATTAATCATCGAGAACAAAACATCGCCAAATTCGGCTTCAATTTTATCCTGATCACCAGATTTTACTTCTACTTGCAATTCTTCGAGTTCTTCCTGAACTTTATCCCAAACCTGGTACGGTTCTTCCCAATCAAAACCCACTCCTTTTACTTTATCCTGAATTCGGCTTGCTTTTACTAAGGCTGGTAAACTTCTTGGAACACCTTCTAAAACAGATTTTTTGCCTTCCTTAAGTTTTAATTTTTCCCAGTTTTGTTTGACTTCTTCTTCATCTTTTACAACTGTATCGCTATAAATATGTGGATGACGATGAATTAACTTATCACAAATTTCATTACAAACATCGGCAATATCAAAATCATTGGTTTCAGAACCTATTCTGGCGTAAAAAACAATATGCAATAATAAATCGCCCAGTTCTTTTTTAACTTCATTCAGATCATTATCTAAAATAGCATCTCCTAATTCATAAGTTTCTTCAATTGTAAGATGTCTAAGCGTTTGCAAAGTCTGTTTTTTATCCCAAGGACATTGTTCACGAAGCTCATCCATTATAATTAATAATCTCTCGAAGGCTTTAAGTTGAAGTTCTTTGCTCATTATATGAAGTTTTTTTGGGTTGTAACCGAATGTTGTAAAAGTAAAAAATCCTGTCAAGAAAACATCTTAACAGGATTAATATATTTGAATGTAATAATCTACTATTCTTCTTTTTTAACTTTTGCTTTTTTAGCAGCCGGAGCTTTTTTAGCTTTTTCTTCAACAACTGGAGTTTCCTCAGTAGTTTCAGCAACAGCAGGAGCTAAATCAGTAACTAATCCTTTAGCCTGAAGTGTATTGTACCAGTTTAATACTTTTTTAATATCTGAAGGGTAAACTCTTTCTTCATCATAATCCGCTAAAATTTCTTTGAAATAAGCTGCCAATGTAGCATTATCTTCTTTATGTGAAATAGCTTGTCCTTTATTTTCTTTAGTTGCAATACGTTGCATTACTTCAGTTAATGGTTTCTCGCCATCGTGCGTATAAATTGAAATTTCTGATAATAAACTTACGTTACTTTTTAAGTTTACTGTAATTTTTTTTCCATCTGTCAAGGATTCTGCCACAAAACCTGTACGAGTTTGCACTTTCAATACATATAAACCTGGTTTCCCAGAAATGGCTAAAATTTTCTCTAAATTCATGTTTATTAAAATTAGTATTAAGAATTTGATTTATTATATTTTGTTGATTCTAAACTTACTTTAGAATACTTATCTCCCTTTTTTTGCAGCCGCAAATTTCATTCTGTACTCTTGAAAAGTTTTACCTTCAGTAATATTTTTCAATTTCTTTTGAATCAAACGTTTTTTCAAAGAAGATATTTTAT contains:
- a CDS encoding Crp/Fnr family transcriptional regulator, with product MNKCDQCIVRQLSSLKALNKDEVVKLANSKSSYKIKKGEAIFEEGEITNGVFCIKDGVGKLSKLSANGKDQIVKLVKSGELLGQRSMISNEPANLTAKAVADMEVCFIPKNEIIHFFNNNNQFSMNLMQSVCEDLKESENDKIALVQKTVKQRLAETLLYLYDAFGENTDKTLKVQLSREELAGMIGTATESCIRLLSDFNKLELIELLGKKIILKNIKALKKLAE
- the mazG gene encoding nucleoside triphosphate pyrophosphohydrolase; this translates as MSKELQLKAFERLLIIMDELREQCPWDKKQTLQTLRHLTIEETYELGDAILDNDLNEVKKELGDLLLHIVFYARIGSETNDFDIADVCNEICDKLIHRHPHIYSDTVVKDEEEVKQNWEKLKLKEGKKSVLEGVPRSLPALVKASRIQDKVKGVGFDWEEPYQVWDKVQEELEELQVEVKSGDQDKIEAEFGDVLFSMINYARFLNVNPEDALERTNKKFIKRFQYLESKASELGKPLMDMTLAEMDVFWNEAKKL
- a CDS encoding DUF5606 domain-containing protein; protein product: MNLEKILAISGKPGLYVLKVQTRTGFVAESLTDGKKITVNLKSNVSLLSEISIYTHDGEKPLTEVMQRIATKENKGQAISHKEDNATLAAYFKEILADYDEERVYPSDIKKVLNWYNTLQAKGLVTDLAPAVAETTEETPVVEEKAKKAPAAKKAKVKKEE